DNA from Vibrio alfacsensis:
GTTCCGCCTTTTTCTGGTTCTTTAGAAGAGCCCACAAAGACAGGAATATCGTGACGAAGTGCTGGAACCAACGTTGATGGGTGAAGGATTTTAGCACCGAAATTTGCCATTTCAGACGCTTCGCTAAAGCTGATTTCTGGAATTGGTGCTGCTTTTGATGCAATGCGAGGATCGGTGGTATAAATCCCAGGCACATCTGTCCAGATCTCGAGACCAGATGCTTTCACTCCCTCAGCGATGAGTGCTGCACTATAGTCACTACCACCTCGTCCTAGAGTGGTGGTGTTTCCATTTTCATCGGAGCCAATAAAGCCTTGAGTAATAACAACGTACTCTTTGCATAAGGGAATCAGCTTTTCTTGTGCAAGTTGCGAAATGGCCTCAATGTTAGGCTCTGCTCGCCCAAAGTTTCCATCCGTTTTAAGCACGTCCCGGATATCAAATCGAGTTGCTTGAACGCCACGTTCACGCATGAGTTGCGCAAGGATATGAGTCGACATTAGCTCGCCACAAGCGACAAGGTGATCGGTCAATTTGGTGTTGGCTTGAATTGATGCGGCTTCGGCTAGGCTCGTTACCGTATCTAGAATGGCATAAACCTCATTTGCGGTTTTGGTGGCATCTTCTAATTGCGATAAGATTGATTCGTGAATATTCGCTAACTTTTGTAGTATTTCTGCACGATGTTCTTGATCTTGTACACCATTTGCTAGCTCTACTAAAAGATTTGTCACGCCTGAACATGCGCTACTGACAACAAGACGGGTATTTGAATTGTTTTCAATGATGGTAGCGCAACGGCTCATTGCCTCAAAGTTGGCTACACTGGTCCCACCGAATTTTGCTACGTTAAATGCGCTCACTGCGTTCTCCCACGACTTCCTAAAATAACAACAATAGTTGGTTGTCTAATACATCCAATGTTTAGTGAGGAAAGGAACTGAGCAAATAGAGAGGTAGTAAGAATGTCATTAAAAAAATTACCCTCAGAAGCTCTTCATCAGACGGTGCTGATGACAGTT
Protein-coding regions in this window:
- the lysC gene encoding lysine-sensitive aspartokinase 3; this translates as MSAFNVAKFGGTSVANFEAMSRCATIIENNSNTRLVVSSACSGVTNLLVELANGVQDQEHRAEILQKLANIHESILSQLEDATKTANEVYAILDTVTSLAEAASIQANTKLTDHLVACGELMSTHILAQLMRERGVQATRFDIRDVLKTDGNFGRAEPNIEAISQLAQEKLIPLCKEYVVITQGFIGSDENGNTTTLGRGGSDYSAALIAEGVKASGLEIWTDVPGIYTTDPRIASKAAPIPEISFSEASEMANFGAKILHPSTLVPALRHDIPVFVGSSKEPEKGGTWIRHQVESSPLFRALALRCNQTMVTLRSANMFHAYGFLAKVFEILAKHKISVDLITTSEISVSLTLDQTDTSGGAPQLPQAAREELEALCKVEVEHDLCLVALIGNNMSESKGYAKQVFGTLEDFNLRMICYGASPHNLCFLVHESVSRQAIQKLHTELFEQ